The Burkholderia sp. PAMC 26561 genome includes the window ACCGGCCGCGGACATATCGGCAATGGACGGTTGGGGCGCCGGTACGGGGCGCGGGGCGCGTTGAGCGCGGGGCATGGGGTGAGTCTCTTTTTGAACTAAAATTCTATATTAGTCCATTTATGGACTTAATCAAGTTCTTTCGAGAATCTGCCTGCACCCACCCGTCAGTCAGATGCTTCCGTCGGAATCCGTCGGTCCGTAGCGCCGCCCGGTTATGTGCGCGCGAAGCACTTCCGCAATTTCCGATGTCGTGAATTCCGCCGGCACTACGCTCAACTGGCTGCACGGATCGCTCTTGCGCGCCCATTCAACCATCCTGTACGCCTTGCCCCAGGGCCGCTCGACGGCTTCGGACAGGCGGCACTGATGCAACGGCAATGCGTGCTCGGTTTTCATCGTCGATTTGATGTTCTGAAACGATGCGCTGGCGGCCATGGCGTGTCCTCGCGTGAAAGCCCCGGTGAAAAAGGCGCCAGAGACTGGCGGTAATGAAAGCTCGCGTTTTGAAATGTGCCCTCCGACAATTAAGCGCAGCTTAAATGCGACGGGTTTACACGCGTACTTCCCTTCCCACGCGAACGCCGCACGCAAGTCTCACCAAGACTTTTCTCCCGCGCGGCATTACTGTATATTCATACAGGTTGATGCTCTTGCATAGACACGAAATGAACCGTCCTGATACTCATTCTTCTGCTGAGGCCGCCGCGCTCGCGCGCTATGTGCAGGCAACGCGCGCGGTATCGGCAGCGTTCGACGCCACCCGCGCCGAACCGGAACCCGGCGCTGGCGGCGGCACGGTCGCTCTGGCGCTGCAGAGGCTTGACAACGCCTTGCTTGAGCTCGACACATCGCAGCGCTCGCTCGACGCTATACTTTCGCGCGCTGGTGGACACTGAACAATCTGGAGCGTTTGCTGTGAGACCTGTTTTATCCGCACTTTCCTCGAACGTCGCGCTTGCTTTGCTGGCTGGTTCCATGAGTTTCGGCTCTGCCGCGGCCG containing:
- a CDS encoding DUF2866 domain-containing protein → MAASASFQNIKSTMKTEHALPLHQCRLSEAVERPWGKAYRMVEWARKSDPCSQLSVVPAEFTTSEIAEVLRAHITGRRYGPTDSDGSI